One Oharaeibacter diazotrophicus DNA segment encodes these proteins:
- a CDS encoding ABC transporter permease — protein MTDVPAPRVIPDRLDGGAKRILKSWEALLFAVAVAIFVANSLASPYFLDPWNLSDATFNFTEKAIVAVAMAFLIIAGEIDLSVAAIIALASTAMGAAAQAGVGAPGLVAIGLGVGLACGAFNGLLVTRFGLPSIVVTIGTMSLFRGLSFVVLGDQVYKGYPAAFAWFGQGYVWWVFSFEFAAFLAVAVVGGVILHGTVFGRQVFAIGNNAFAARFSGVKVERVKFLLFLGTGLAAGAASVMLTSRLGSTRPSIAVGWELEVVTMVVLGGVSILGGSGSILGVAIAAFVMGLVTFGLGLLNVPGIVMSIVIGVMLISVIAVPILAGRIARRRGAGAGH, from the coding sequence ATGACCGACGTTCCCGCACCCCGGGTCATCCCAGACCGCCTCGACGGCGGTGCCAAGCGGATCCTCAAGAGCTGGGAGGCGCTGCTGTTCGCGGTCGCCGTCGCGATCTTCGTCGCCAACAGCCTCGCGTCGCCCTATTTCCTCGATCCGTGGAACCTTTCCGACGCGACCTTCAACTTCACAGAGAAGGCGATCGTCGCGGTCGCCATGGCCTTCCTGATCATCGCCGGCGAGATCGACCTGTCGGTCGCCGCGATCATCGCGCTGGCGTCGACCGCCATGGGCGCGGCGGCGCAGGCCGGCGTCGGCGCGCCGGGGCTGGTGGCGATCGGGCTCGGCGTCGGCCTCGCCTGCGGCGCCTTCAACGGCCTGCTCGTCACGAGGTTTGGCCTGCCCTCGATCGTGGTCACGATCGGCACCATGAGCCTCTTCCGCGGCCTCTCCTTCGTCGTGCTCGGCGATCAGGTCTACAAGGGCTATCCCGCCGCCTTCGCCTGGTTCGGCCAGGGCTACGTCTGGTGGGTGTTCTCCTTCGAATTCGCAGCCTTCCTCGCCGTCGCCGTCGTCGGCGGCGTGATCCTGCACGGCACGGTGTTCGGCCGGCAGGTGTTCGCCATCGGCAACAACGCCTTCGCCGCCCGCTTTTCCGGCGTGAAGGTCGAGCGGGTGAAGTTCCTGCTCTTCCTCGGCACCGGCCTCGCCGCCGGCGCGGCGTCGGTGATGCTGACGTCGCGCCTCGGCTCGACCCGTCCCTCGATCGCGGTCGGCTGGGAGCTCGAGGTCGTCACCATGGTGGTGCTCGGCGGCGTGTCGATCCTCGGCGGCTCCGGCTCGATCCTCGGCGTCGCCATCGCCGCCTTCGTGATGGGCCTCGTCACCTTCGGCCTCGGCCTCCTCAACGTGCCGGGCATCGTGATGTCGATCGTGATCGGCGTCATGCTGATCTCGGTGATCGCCGTTCCCATCCTGGCCGGCCGGATCGCCCGCCGCCGCGGCGCCGGCGCCGGCCATTGA
- a CDS encoding ANTAR domain-containing response regulator, giving the protein MARRPRPAPTTPPLRSWHAVLLHPPHPMVETIQRQLQRLGLTVRVAWPALEPEDIRADVVLFDVDTGHDAQFPWAPGAAPMPLVALIGSEAAGRLEWALGHRFHAHLLKPVGSAGTFSALTIAAENFAEARRRAAEVSALDDRLGRRSAVVGAVVALMAGGLDEAGAMARLRALAMERRIGLEDAAEIVVAAGARAAARRTTRTASAPARSGEKT; this is encoded by the coding sequence ATGGCCCGTCGTCCCCGTCCCGCCCCGACCACGCCGCCGCTCAGGTCCTGGCACGCGGTGCTGCTGCACCCGCCCCACCCGATGGTCGAGACGATCCAGCGCCAGCTCCAGCGCCTCGGCCTGACGGTCCGCGTCGCGTGGCCGGCGCTCGAGCCCGAGGACATCCGCGCCGACGTCGTGCTGTTCGACGTCGACACCGGCCACGACGCCCAGTTCCCGTGGGCGCCCGGCGCCGCGCCGATGCCGCTGGTCGCGCTGATCGGCTCCGAGGCCGCCGGCCGGCTCGAGTGGGCGCTCGGCCACCGCTTCCACGCGCATCTCCTGAAGCCGGTCGGCTCCGCCGGCACCTTCAGCGCGCTCACCATCGCCGCCGAGAATTTCGCCGAGGCCCGCCGCCGCGCCGCCGAGGTCTCGGCGCTCGACGACCGGCTCGGCCGCCGCTCGGCGGTCGTCGGCGCGGTCGTCGCGCTGATGGCCGGCGGCCTCGACGAGGCCGGCGCCATGGCCCGCCTGCGCGCGCTCGCCATGGAGCGGCGCATCGGCCTCGAGGACGCGGCCGAGATCGTCGTCGCCGCCGGCGCCCGCGCCGCCGCGCGCCGCACCACCCGCACCGCATCCGCCCCCGCAAGGTCTGGAGAGAAGACGTGA
- a CDS encoding ABC transporter permease translates to MIAALLARRESLLLLATALLVAAVTWRFPAFAAPGNLAAVFNDTAILIVLALGQSAVILTRSIDLSVAANLAFTGMVVAMLNEAHPELPLALLVLVSLGIGLALGAINGLLVWKLGIPPIVVTLGTLTIYRGMAFVVSGGAWVNAHEMTPAFLDTPRVVIAGLPVLSWIALAAIAAAFVLFTRTALGRAFYATGGNPTAAVYAGVDVGRTRFAAFCLSGLVAGACGYLWVARYAVAYVDVAAGFELDVVAACVIGGVSIAGGIGSVAGAVLGALFLGLVKNALPVVGVSPFWQMAISGAVIIAAVAINARAERAKGRIILREAGAVA, encoded by the coding sequence ATGATCGCCGCCCTCCTCGCCCGGCGCGAGAGCCTCTTGCTCCTCGCCACCGCGCTGCTGGTCGCCGCGGTGACGTGGCGCTTCCCGGCCTTCGCGGCGCCGGGCAATCTCGCCGCCGTCTTCAACGACACCGCCATCCTGATCGTGCTCGCGCTCGGCCAGTCGGCGGTGATCCTGACGCGCTCGATCGACCTCTCGGTCGCCGCCAACCTCGCCTTCACCGGCATGGTCGTCGCGATGCTGAACGAGGCCCATCCGGAGCTGCCGCTCGCGCTGCTGGTGCTCGTCTCGCTCGGCATCGGCCTCGCGCTCGGCGCGATCAACGGCCTCCTGGTCTGGAAGCTCGGCATTCCCCCGATCGTCGTCACGCTCGGCACGCTGACGATCTACCGCGGCATGGCCTTCGTCGTCTCCGGCGGCGCCTGGGTCAACGCCCACGAGATGACGCCGGCCTTCCTCGACACCCCGCGCGTGGTGATCGCCGGGCTGCCGGTGCTGTCCTGGATCGCGCTGGCGGCGATCGCCGCCGCCTTCGTCCTGTTCACCCGCACCGCGCTCGGCCGCGCCTTCTACGCCACCGGCGGCAACCCGACCGCCGCGGTCTACGCCGGCGTCGACGTCGGCCGTACGCGCTTCGCCGCCTTCTGCCTGTCCGGCCTCGTCGCCGGCGCCTGCGGCTACCTGTGGGTCGCCCGCTACGCCGTCGCCTACGTCGACGTCGCCGCCGGCTTCGAACTCGACGTCGTCGCCGCCTGCGTGATCGGCGGCGTCTCGATCGCCGGCGGCATCGGCTCGGTGGCCGGCGCCGTGCTCGGCGCGCTGTTCCTCGGCCTCGTCAAGAACGCCCTGCCGGTCGTCGGCGTCTCGCCGTTCTGGCAGATGGCGATCTCGGGGGCGGTCATCATCGCCGCCGTCGCCATCAACGCCCGCGCCGAGCGCGCCAAGGGCCGCATCATCTTGCGCGAAGCCGGAGCCGTGGCATGA
- the rhaM gene encoding L-rhamnose mutarotase — protein sequence MPDPATHEKYAFRMRLHPGMEAEYRRRHDEIWPELAALLREAGVEDYSIHLDRETDLLFGVLWRRRDHGMAALPAHPVMRRWWAHMADIMETKPDDEPVAVPLVTVFHMD from the coding sequence GTGCCCGACCCCGCCACCCACGAGAAATACGCCTTCCGCATGCGCCTCCATCCCGGCATGGAGGCCGAGTACCGCCGCCGTCACGACGAGATCTGGCCGGAGTTGGCCGCGCTCCTGCGCGAGGCCGGCGTCGAGGACTACTCGATCCACCTCGACCGCGAGACCGACCTCCTGTTCGGCGTGCTCTGGCGCCGCCGCGACCACGGCATGGCCGCGCTGCCCGCCCATCCGGTGATGCGGCGCTGGTGGGCCCACATGGCCGACATCATGGAGACGAAGCCGGACGACGAGCCCGTCGCCGTGCCGCTCGTCACCGTCTTCCACATGGACTGA
- a CDS encoding transporter substrate-binding protein, which translates to MRTTIPVGMLFSEAGPYAVLGREAADGARHAIAAVEADQTLPFRLALAAADPAGDVAAYAPAAEGLFGPAGCRHVVGTITSSSRKEVLPVAERHRGLLWYAFPYEGYESSENVVYLGATANQHVVPLLEECIRRYGPSPMLVAPDYVWGWEINRIARALVEEVGGTPAGEVAIPVGTVDFSPVVAEIARRRPSFVLSSLIGPSSHAFVRAYAEFAVADPAFAGGRRPLASCNLTEADAAVIGPAVAGTLIAGVHFGGRPSPWTDAIAAGLAPPRRASSCFASAYTAVRLLAEGIRLAGTDDPDAVKKAVMAKTWETPLGAVAIDPVTAHTVHAPLLVRADAAGGFETLHEFPPIAPDPYLLHRRPDRPAALRAGASRRVTH; encoded by the coding sequence ATGCGGACCACGATCCCCGTCGGCATGTTGTTCTCGGAGGCGGGACCCTACGCGGTGCTCGGCCGCGAGGCCGCCGACGGCGCCCGCCACGCGATCGCGGCGGTCGAGGCCGACCAGACGTTGCCATTCCGCCTCGCCCTCGCCGCCGCCGATCCCGCCGGCGACGTCGCCGCCTACGCGCCGGCGGCGGAGGGTCTGTTCGGCCCGGCCGGCTGCCGCCACGTCGTAGGCACCATCACCTCGTCGAGCCGCAAGGAAGTTCTCCCCGTCGCCGAGCGCCACCGCGGCCTGCTCTGGTACGCCTTCCCCTACGAGGGCTACGAGAGCAGCGAGAACGTCGTCTACCTCGGCGCTACCGCCAACCAGCACGTCGTGCCGCTGCTCGAGGAGTGCATCCGCCGCTACGGCCCGTCGCCGATGCTGGTCGCGCCCGACTACGTCTGGGGCTGGGAGATCAACCGGATCGCCCGCGCCCTCGTCGAGGAGGTCGGCGGCACGCCGGCCGGCGAGGTCGCGATCCCGGTCGGCACCGTCGACTTTTCGCCGGTGGTCGCCGAGATCGCGCGACGCCGGCCAAGCTTCGTGCTGTCGAGCCTGATCGGCCCGTCCTCGCACGCCTTCGTCCGCGCCTACGCCGAGTTCGCCGTCGCCGATCCCGCCTTCGCCGGCGGCCGTCGGCCGCTCGCCAGTTGCAACCTCACCGAGGCCGACGCCGCGGTGATCGGCCCCGCCGTCGCCGGCACGCTGATCGCGGGCGTCCACTTCGGCGGACGGCCCTCGCCCTGGACCGACGCGATCGCCGCCGGCCTCGCGCCGCCGCGGCGGGCGTCGTCCTGCTTCGCCTCGGCCTACACCGCCGTCCGACTCCTGGCCGAGGGCATCCGCCTCGCCGGCACCGACGATCCGGACGCGGTCAAGAAGGCCGTGATGGCGAAGACCTGGGAGACACCGCTCGGCGCCGTCGCGATCGATCCGGTCACCGCCCACACCGTCCACGCGCCGCTGCTGGTGCGCGCCGACGCCGCCGGCGGCTTCGAGACGCTGCACGAATTCCCGCCGATCGCGCCCGACCCCTACCTCCTCCACCGCCGACCGGACCGCCCCGCCGCGCTCCGGGCCGGCGCCAGCCGCCGGGTGACCCACTGA
- a CDS encoding sugar ABC transporter ATP-binding protein, protein MNAMPVPETTVAAPVLEMRGISKAFPGVRALSDVALELRPGRVTALIGENGAGKSTLVKILTGIHRPDAGEILIDGAPCVLPTAEAAQAAGITAIHQETVLFDDLTVAENIFLGHAPKNRLGLVAWGAMNARAAALLYSIDAAIDPRTRLKDLSIAQRHLVAIARALSVDARIVIMDEPTAALSHKEVEDLFRIIERLKSRGKAILFISHKFEELRRIADDYAVFRDGRRVGAGRLADVSHADLVRMMVGREVTQVFPKREVAIGPTVLSVAGYRHPTEFDGISLELRRGEILGLYGLVGAGRSEFCQALFGVTRPSGGTVALDGRTLTIRSPADAIAAGIVYVPEERGRHGAITAMPIVENISLPSLARTARRGFLRSAEEFALARTYAARLDLRAASLSQPVGTLSGGNQQKVVIGKWLATRPKVIVLDEPTKGIDIGSKAAVHAFMGELAAEGLAVLMVSSEIPEILGMSDRVVVMKEGRMVATYDRAGLTPEILVAAATGNAEAAP, encoded by the coding sequence ATGAACGCCATGCCCGTCCCCGAGACGACCGTCGCCGCGCCCGTGCTGGAGATGCGCGGCATCTCCAAGGCCTTCCCGGGCGTTCGCGCGCTCTCGGACGTGGCCCTGGAGCTGCGCCCCGGCCGCGTCACCGCGCTGATCGGCGAGAACGGCGCCGGCAAGTCGACGCTGGTCAAGATCCTCACAGGCATCCACCGGCCCGACGCCGGCGAGATCCTGATCGACGGCGCGCCCTGCGTCCTGCCGACCGCGGAGGCCGCGCAGGCCGCCGGCATCACCGCGATCCACCAGGAGACCGTGCTGTTCGACGACCTCACGGTCGCCGAGAACATCTTCCTCGGCCACGCGCCGAAGAACCGCCTCGGCCTCGTCGCCTGGGGCGCGATGAACGCCCGCGCCGCGGCCCTGCTCTATTCGATCGACGCCGCCATCGACCCGCGGACGCGGCTGAAGGACCTCTCGATCGCCCAGCGCCACCTCGTGGCGATCGCCCGCGCGCTCTCGGTCGACGCCCGCATCGTCATCATGGACGAGCCGACCGCGGCGCTGTCGCACAAGGAGGTCGAGGACCTCTTCCGCATCATCGAGCGGCTGAAGAGCCGCGGCAAGGCGATCCTGTTCATCAGCCACAAGTTCGAGGAGCTCAGGCGGATCGCCGACGACTACGCCGTCTTCCGCGACGGCCGCCGCGTCGGCGCCGGCCGCCTCGCCGACGTCTCCCACGCCGACCTCGTCCGGATGATGGTCGGCCGCGAGGTCACCCAGGTCTTCCCCAAGCGCGAGGTCGCGATCGGCCCGACCGTGCTCTCCGTCGCGGGCTACCGTCATCCGACCGAGTTCGACGGCATCTCGCTCGAGCTCCGCCGCGGCGAGATCCTCGGCCTCTACGGCCTCGTCGGCGCCGGGCGCTCGGAGTTCTGTCAGGCGCTGTTCGGCGTCACCCGTCCCTCCGGCGGCACCGTCGCCCTCGACGGCCGGACGCTGACGATCCGCTCGCCGGCCGACGCGATCGCAGCCGGCATCGTCTACGTGCCGGAGGAGCGCGGCCGCCACGGCGCGATCACGGCGATGCCGATCGTCGAGAACATCTCGCTGCCCTCGCTCGCCCGCACCGCCCGCCGCGGCTTCCTGCGCTCGGCCGAGGAATTCGCCCTCGCCCGCACCTACGCCGCCCGGCTCGACCTGCGCGCCGCCTCGCTCAGCCAGCCGGTCGGCACGCTGTCGGGCGGCAACCAGCAGAAGGTGGTGATCGGCAAGTGGCTGGCGACGCGGCCCAAGGTCATCGTGCTCGACGAGCCGACCAAGGGCATCGACATCGGCTCCAAGGCCGCCGTGCACGCCTTCATGGGCGAACTCGCCGCCGAGGGGCTCGCGGTGCTGATGGTGTCGAGCGAGATCCCGGAGATCCTCGGCATGAGCGACCGCGTCGTCGTGATGAAGGAGGGCCGCATGGTCGCCACCTACGACCGCGCCGGCCTCACCCCCGAGATCCTCGTCGCCGCCGCGACCGGCAACGCGGAGGCCGCGCCATGA
- a CDS encoding ABC transporter permease — MTDIPLPPATAGSDRPDGPWARARAKLLADHAAIGAAVVLVLIVLAVLAAPLYARHVSGTDPFRSTLSAKIEIGGKKVPVMERSTEGLGLGVTPIGPTWGPRYLLGADSQGRDVAARLLYGGRNSLLIAGSATALCLFLAALVGVTAGFFGGAVDLVLSRLLDVLWAFPVYLLAISLSIVLINGGLTIGPITIASNSLMLPILIIGVIYVPYVARPIRGQVLTLKRSEFVLASVGLGIPRRRILVKDILPNVSTTLIVFVPLMMALNIVTESALSFLSIGVQPPDASWGTIIQEGQGLLYSRPAVSLAPGIAIVVTVLALNVLGDGVRDAFDPRSKLRPR; from the coding sequence ATGACCGACATCCCCCTCCCGCCCGCCACCGCCGGGTCCGATCGCCCGGACGGCCCGTGGGCCCGCGCCCGGGCCAAGCTCCTCGCCGACCACGCCGCGATCGGCGCCGCCGTCGTGCTGGTCCTGATCGTGCTCGCCGTGCTCGCCGCGCCGCTCTACGCCCGCCACGTCTCCGGCACCGACCCCTTCCGCTCGACCCTGAGCGCCAAGATCGAGATCGGCGGCAAGAAGGTGCCGGTGATGGAGCGCTCCACCGAGGGCCTCGGCCTCGGCGTCACCCCGATCGGGCCGACCTGGGGCCCGCGCTACCTGCTCGGCGCCGACAGCCAGGGCCGCGACGTCGCCGCGCGCCTCCTCTACGGCGGCCGCAACTCGCTCCTGATCGCCGGCAGCGCCACCGCGCTCTGCCTGTTCCTCGCCGCGCTGGTCGGCGTCACCGCCGGCTTCTTCGGCGGCGCGGTCGACCTCGTGCTGTCGCGCCTGCTCGACGTCCTTTGGGCCTTTCCGGTCTACCTGCTGGCGATCTCGCTCTCGATCGTGCTGATCAACGGCGGCCTCACCATCGGGCCGATCACGATCGCCTCGAACAGCCTGATGCTGCCGATCCTGATCATCGGCGTGATCTACGTGCCCTATGTCGCCCGGCCGATCCGCGGTCAGGTGCTGACGCTGAAGCGCTCGGAGTTCGTGCTCGCCTCGGTCGGCCTCGGCATCCCGCGCCGGCGCATCCTGGTGAAGGACATCCTGCCCAACGTCTCGACCACGCTGATCGTGTTCGTGCCGCTGATGATGGCGCTCAACATCGTCACGGAATCGGCGCTGTCGTTCCTGTCGATCGGCGTGCAGCCGCCGGACGCCTCCTGGGGCACCATCATCCAGGAGGGCCAGGGCCTGCTCTACTCCCGGCCCGCGGTGTCGCTCGCCCCGGGCATCGCCATCGTCGTCACGGTGCTCGCCCTCAACGTGCTCGGCGACGGCGTCCGCGACGCCTTCGATCCCCGCTCCAAGCTCCGGCCGCGGTGA
- a CDS encoding FGGY-family carbohydrate kinase yields MAPRSVAVLDVGRTNVKVVVRDVVAGRDLFVHTTPNLEIAGPPYRHFDVEAIWAFALDALAAAVAEGHDVDAVTVTTHGASAVLLGDDGLALPMLVYEDAGPDDTAAAYDAVRPPFAETGSPRLPGGLNVGAQIHWQQTRFPDAFARLRAILTCPQYWTWRLTGVLACEPTSLGAHTDLWNPAAGAFSTLVDRCGWRSLFPPLASPFDVAGPILPAVAARTGLSPTTPVISGIHDSNASLLPHLMARTPPFTVVSTGTWVIVFAVGADVAGLDPARDGLANVDAFGRPVPSARWMGGREFDLLNPGGTAEPTAEEIARVVAEAVTVLPSFVAGSGPFPHRTGGWSHDPATLSPGARNAAVSLYAALMTAEAIAVAGGAGPVVLDGPFTRNALFRAALQRLVGRPVVAGGGTTGTSAGAALLALGRDHPLVLPPDERTPDLAGIDLDAYAATWRRRVG; encoded by the coding sequence ATGGCGCCCCGCAGCGTGGCCGTGCTCGACGTCGGCCGCACCAACGTCAAGGTCGTCGTCCGCGACGTCGTCGCCGGCCGCGACCTGTTCGTGCACACCACCCCCAACCTCGAGATCGCCGGGCCGCCCTACCGGCACTTCGACGTCGAGGCGATCTGGGCCTTCGCGCTCGACGCCCTCGCGGCCGCCGTCGCCGAGGGCCACGATGTCGACGCCGTCACCGTCACCACCCACGGCGCGTCGGCCGTGCTCCTCGGCGACGACGGCCTCGCCCTGCCGATGCTCGTCTACGAGGACGCCGGGCCCGACGACACCGCCGCGGCCTACGACGCCGTCCGCCCGCCCTTCGCCGAGACCGGTTCGCCACGCCTGCCCGGCGGCCTCAACGTCGGCGCCCAGATCCACTGGCAGCAGACGCGCTTTCCGGACGCCTTCGCGCGTTTGCGCGCCATCCTGACCTGTCCGCAATACTGGACGTGGCGGCTCACCGGGGTCCTCGCCTGCGAGCCCACCTCGCTCGGCGCCCACACCGACCTCTGGAATCCCGCCGCCGGCGCCTTCTCCACCCTGGTCGACCGCTGCGGCTGGCGGTCCCTGTTCCCGCCGCTCGCGAGCCCGTTCGACGTCGCCGGCCCCATCCTGCCCGCCGTCGCCGCCCGCACCGGCCTTTCCCCCACGACGCCGGTGATCTCCGGCATCCACGACAGCAACGCATCGCTGCTGCCGCACCTGATGGCGCGGACGCCACCGTTCACCGTGGTCTCCACCGGCACCTGGGTGATCGTCTTCGCCGTCGGCGCCGACGTCGCCGGCCTCGACCCCGCCCGCGACGGCCTCGCCAACGTCGACGCCTTCGGCCGCCCGGTGCCGTCGGCGCGCTGGATGGGCGGGCGCGAGTTCGACCTGCTGAACCCCGGCGGCACCGCCGAGCCGACGGCGGAGGAGATCGCCCGCGTCGTCGCCGAGGCGGTGACGGTGCTGCCGTCCTTCGTCGCCGGTTCGGGCCCGTTCCCGCACCGGACCGGCGGCTGGTCGCACGACCCGGCCACGCTCTCCCCGGGAGCGCGCAACGCCGCCGTCTCGCTCTACGCCGCGCTGATGACCGCCGAGGCGATCGCGGTCGCCGGCGGCGCCGGGCCGGTGGTGCTCGACGGCCCGTTCACGCGCAATGCCCTGTTCCGCGCCGCGCTGCAACGGCTGGTCGGACGGCCGGTGGTCGCCGGCGGCGGCACCACGGGCACGTCGGCCGGCGCCGCCCTGCTCGCCCTCGGCCGCGACCATCCTCTCGTCCTGCCGCCCGACGAGCGGACCCCGGACCTCGCCGGAATCGACCTCGACGCCTACGCCGCGACGTGGCGCCGCCGGGTCGGTTGA
- a CDS encoding proline iminopeptidase-family hydrolase — translation MKTVEGFAPYGDYLTWYRITGDIENGRPPLIVAHGGPGCTHDYVDSYKLVADSGRAVIHYDQVGNGKSTHLPEKGGDFWTVDFFVAELNNLIDHLGIRGAYHLLGQSWGGMLGAEFAVRRPAGLKALVIANSPASMELWISEANRLRAELPPEVQATLLAHEAAGTTSSAEYKAAADVFYDRHVCRVKPKPDDVARMEAWLEKDPTVYHTMNGPNEFYVIGTMRDWTIVDRLDAIAVPTLLVSGRFDEATPATVQPFADRIPDVRWTIFEQSSHMPHLEEKEACIATVSAFLDEIDART, via the coding sequence GTGAAGACGGTCGAAGGCTTCGCCCCCTACGGCGATTACCTCACGTGGTACAGGATCACCGGCGACATCGAGAACGGCCGGCCGCCGCTGATCGTCGCCCACGGCGGCCCCGGCTGCACCCACGACTACGTCGACAGCTACAAGCTGGTCGCCGACAGCGGCCGCGCCGTGATCCACTACGACCAAGTCGGCAACGGCAAGTCGACCCACCTGCCCGAGAAGGGCGGCGACTTCTGGACCGTCGACTTCTTCGTCGCCGAACTGAACAACCTGATCGACCACCTCGGCATCCGCGGCGCCTACCACCTGCTCGGCCAGTCCTGGGGCGGCATGCTCGGCGCCGAGTTCGCGGTGCGCCGGCCCGCTGGCCTGAAGGCGCTGGTGATCGCCAATTCGCCGGCCTCGATGGAGCTCTGGATCTCGGAGGCGAACCGCCTGCGCGCCGAACTGCCGCCGGAGGTGCAGGCCACCCTGCTCGCCCACGAGGCCGCCGGCACCACCTCGAGCGCGGAGTACAAGGCCGCCGCCGACGTCTTCTACGACCGCCACGTCTGCCGGGTGAAGCCGAAGCCCGACGACGTCGCGCGGATGGAGGCGTGGCTCGAGAAGGACCCGACCGTCTACCACACCATGAACGGGCCGAACGAGTTCTACGTCATCGGCACCATGCGCGACTGGACCATCGTCGACCGCCTCGACGCGATCGCGGTGCCGACGCTGCTGGTCTCCGGCCGCTTCGACGAGGCGACGCCGGCCACCGTGCAGCCCTTTGCCGACCGCATCCCCGACGTGCGCTGGACCATCTTCGAGCAGTCCAGCCACATGCCGCATCTCGAGGAGAAGGAGGCCTGCATCGCCACCGTCTCCGCCTTCCTCGACGAGATCGACGCCCGCACCTGA
- a CDS encoding ABC transporter substrate-binding protein — translation MSLTKRYAKPLLGALTALAATALFSTTALADRAADMAAHRGGTLRLVTVAAEGTIDPHINYTLKNWQIYQLAYDGLVNFSRVAGPGAFKLVPSLAEEIPTPTDGGKTWTFKIRKGVKFSNGKDLTPDDVVASLRRIFKVSGPTAGTFYNGIVGADACLSAPADCKLEGVTADAAAGTVTIALTAPDSEFLYKLAVPHAAILPADAPAKDVGTDPIPGTGAYMIQSYDPNQRMKLVRNPYFKEWSEAAQPDGFVDEIDYDFGLTEEAAITAIQNGQADWLFDPPPADRLNELGTTYAAQVHVNPLMAFWYAPMNTNLAPFNDARVRQAVNYAIDRSAIVDLFGGPVLAQPVCQILPPNMPGHEPVCQYTTDPGSEWSGPDMDKAKALVEESGTAGQEVTIVTEDTAVSKAIGTYLQTVLGDLGYKAAVKPISSNIQFTYIQNTNNKVQMSISQWYQDYPQPSNFLNILLSCASFTPGADASINISGYCNKDLDARMKAALELAVTDPEASYAEWTKIDQAFMDAAPMAPLFTPKRVDFVSSRVGNYMFSSQFYMILANVWVK, via the coding sequence ATGTCCCTGACGAAGCGATACGCCAAGCCCCTCCTCGGCGCCCTGACGGCGCTGGCCGCCACCGCCCTCTTCTCGACCACCGCCCTCGCCGACCGCGCCGCCGACATGGCCGCGCACCGCGGCGGCACGCTCCGCCTCGTCACGGTCGCGGCCGAGGGCACGATCGATCCGCACATCAACTACACCCTGAAGAACTGGCAGATCTACCAGCTCGCCTACGACGGTCTGGTCAACTTCAGCCGCGTCGCCGGCCCGGGTGCCTTCAAGCTGGTGCCGAGTCTGGCCGAAGAGATCCCGACCCCGACCGACGGCGGCAAGACCTGGACCTTCAAGATCCGCAAGGGCGTCAAGTTCTCCAACGGCAAGGACCTGACCCCCGACGACGTCGTCGCCTCGCTCCGGCGCATCTTCAAGGTCTCCGGCCCGACCGCCGGTACCTTCTACAACGGCATCGTCGGCGCCGACGCCTGCCTGTCCGCTCCGGCCGACTGCAAGCTCGAGGGCGTCACCGCCGACGCCGCCGCCGGCACCGTCACGATCGCCCTGACCGCGCCCGACTCCGAGTTCCTCTACAAGCTCGCCGTGCCGCACGCCGCGATCCTGCCGGCGGACGCCCCGGCCAAGGACGTCGGCACCGACCCGATCCCGGGCACCGGCGCCTACATGATCCAGTCCTACGATCCGAACCAGCGCATGAAGCTGGTCCGCAACCCGTACTTCAAGGAGTGGAGCGAGGCGGCCCAGCCCGACGGCTTCGTCGACGAGATCGACTACGACTTCGGCCTCACCGAGGAGGCGGCGATCACCGCGATCCAGAACGGTCAGGCCGACTGGCTGTTCGACCCGCCGCCGGCCGACCGCCTCAACGAGCTCGGCACCACCTACGCCGCCCAGGTCCACGTCAACCCGCTGATGGCGTTCTGGTACGCGCCGATGAACACCAACCTCGCGCCGTTCAACGACGCGCGGGTGCGGCAGGCGGTCAACTACGCGATCGACCGCTCGGCGATCGTCGACCTGTTCGGCGGCCCCGTGCTCGCCCAGCCGGTCTGCCAGATCCTGCCGCCGAACATGCCGGGCCACGAGCCCGTCTGCCAGTACACCACCGACCCCGGTTCCGAGTGGTCCGGCCCGGACATGGACAAGGCCAAGGCGCTGGTCGAGGAATCCGGCACCGCCGGCCAGGAGGTGACCATCGTCACCGAGGACACCGCCGTCTCCAAGGCGATCGGCACCTACCTGCAGACCGTGCTCGGCGACCTCGGCTACAAGGCCGCCGTCAAGCCGATCTCGTCGAACATCCAGTTCACCTACATCCAGAACACCAACAACAAGGTGCAGATGTCGATCAGCCAGTGGTACCAGGACTATCCGCAGCCCTCGAACTTCCTGAACATCCTGCTCAGCTGCGCGTCCTTCACCCCGGGCGCCGACGCCTCGATAAACATCTCCGGCTACTGCAACAAGGACCTCGACGCCCGCATGAAGGCGGCGCTCGAGCTGGCCGTGACCGATCCCGAGGCGTCCTACGCCGAGTGGACCAAGATCGACCAGGCCTTCATGGACGCCGCGCCGATGGCCCCGCTGTTCACCCCGAAGCGCGTCGACTTCGTGTCGTCCCGCGTCGGCAACTACATGTTCTCGAGCCAGTTCTACATGATCCTGGCCAACGTCTGGGTGAAGTGA